In Hevea brasiliensis isolate MT/VB/25A 57/8 chromosome 13, ASM3005281v1, whole genome shotgun sequence, a single genomic region encodes these proteins:
- the LOC131172135 gene encoding uncharacterized protein LOC131172135: MDKLSIKVNALVRGTSHTEDVGIRNVNCINDFVSYGQEFSNEQVDFVGNYNQRPVDNPFSATSSVSLMPLSICEKLKVRELKPTTIYLQLADLFIKYPVGILENVTLNNGVLTLRVRDEEVEFNLNQVVKKHHEVDSCLRIDVIDEIVEEEFKKRLKEALTTTPTMQPLDWSLPFEVMCDTSDFAVEAILGQKKEKRSYAIYCASKTLDNSQEFDLEIKDKKGAKNVAVDHLSRIKHKSKDGIEEELPIDEFFSNEQLLVIIDALPWFADFVNYLSCGVLPLDLSYQ; encoded by the exons ATGGATAAATTAAGCATAAAGGTTAATGCTTTAGTTAGAGGAACTAGTCATACAGAGGATGTTGGTATAAGAAATGTGAATTGTATCAATGATTTTGTTTCTTATGGGCAAGAGTTTAGCAATGAGCAAGTTGATTTTGTTGGGAATTATAATCAGAGGCCAGTTGATAATCCTTTTTCTGCTACAT CTAGTGTGAGCTTGATGCCACTATCCATTTGTGAGAAGTTAAAGGTTAGGGAATTGAAGCCAACAACCATCTATTTGCAACTAGCTGATCTATTTATTAAATATCCAGTgggaattttggagaatgtgACCTTAAAT AATGGTGTATTGACATTAAGAGTTAGAGATGAGGAGGTGGAGTTCAATTTGAATCAAGTTGTAAAGAAACATCATGAAGTTGATTCTTGTTTAAGGATAGATGTCATTGATGAAATTGTAGAAGAAGAGTTTAAAAAAAG GTTGAAGGAAGCTTTGACAACAACACCTACTATGCAACCTCTGGATTGGTCACTTCCATTTGAGGTTATGTGTGATACTAGTGACTTTGCTGTGGAAGCTATTCTTGGTCAGAAGAAGGAGAAGAGGTCTTACGCAATATATTGTGCCAGTAAAACTTTAGATAATTCTCAA GAGTTTGATTTAGAAATaaaagataagaaaggagctaaAAATGTTGCAGTAGACCATTTATCAAGGATTAAGCATAAGAGCAAAGATGGAATTGAAGAAGAATTGCCAATTGATGAATTTTTCTCAAATGAGCAATTATTGGTTATTATTGATGCATTGCCATGGTTTGCAGATTTTGTTAACTATTTGTCATGTGGAGTTCTCCCACTAGATTTAAGCTATCAATAG